In Setaria italica strain Yugu1 chromosome IX, Setaria_italica_v2.0, whole genome shotgun sequence, the genomic stretch ATACATATATAAAGCTATACATAGAACATTAGCCTAGCACATACTACAAGACTCATCAGCTAAAAGGAGCGTCTGTACTACAGATTCCATTGTTGGCCTTTTGCTTCTTTCTTCATCCAAGCAGGAGATGGCCAATCTGATCAGTGTTCTCACCTGCGTGTCGTTGAAATGGCCACTCAGCCTGCGATCCACTACCTCATTGATAGAAGATGATTGCTCTCCGTCCAACATCTGAGCAAGCATGCCTACAAGCTCCCTAAGCACCTTATGCACCTCTTCATCGGCTTCTACAGTCAGGTCCAGAAAAACTAATTTACGAAATGTTACTGTGCAAATTCGTCCTTTCGGCCCGGCAGCAAAAGACGGCCCACAGCCCGTCTTGTGCTCGCGCGGCTCGTGCTAGGCTCTGGCACAAATGGCCGAAAGCCGGTCTGTGTTTTGGCGACGCGGCCCACGGAGACAATGCGGCCCGTCAAAAACGGCCGGCCCGACGGCTCGACTCGCTCGCAGGCCTCAACCTGGTCCTGGGCCGCCGAAtcggcctgccgccgctgcccgcctgGGCCAAATCTGGCCCGGACAATCGCGGCCGTCCGTCGCGATGGACGGTCCTCCGGGCGTCTCTCCGGAACAAAAACCCGGCGCACCGGTACATCCGCAAAACCCTAGGGCcatttctcttcctctcccccgcGTGGTCTCGCCGTGGCGGGGCCGTCTCTCCCGCTTGCGGCgaggcccgccggcggcggttgaggggcgcacggccgcggcagccccccctcccccatctctttctttctttcccctccccctctccctccgaGCCTCCTCGAGATCCAGAGACTTGGCCGCGGAGgagggccggcgccaccgcgggtcccctcgccggcgcgcgcgtccacccGAGGGtgagcgcgccgccgtcgagcggtcctgTGGTGGTGCTATtgcgcccgcgcgcggcggtcGCGCTGTTCGGCGAGGACGGCCCCAGGTAAGCCTCTCCGcgtccctcttttctttttctttttctttttcgatTTTTCATCGATTCGCTTTCTGTTCTTCCCGATCTGTTAGACGAAAATCTAGAACCTCTGAGCTGGGGAACGAAGGCGGTGGGCCCGGCTGAGCTGGCATACGCCGATCGATACGCGTTTCCTATTCCTACTCGGATAGTCGGATACCGTCTACCGACATACGTACGGTGGTTATAAATCCAAGGGGTACGGAGGGCCGTCCCTCCCCTCGCATAACGCCGTTTGCTTTGCGTCAGAAAGCTCCCGCGATTCGGCACACGGCAACGGTTCGGGCGCTCCgtctccttctctcttccgTTAAAGTTTCCGCCTTTTGTTTCTTTCCTCGTTAGTCTCCGTTTAGTTCTAGTTAATCTTCCCCGTTTACTATATTCTGCTAGTTTAATCTCTTGTTAGTTTTCGCTTCCGTCTAGCTAGTCTTCATCTTTCTTATCTAGCTTTTTCGCATCTATTAATTTTTCTCATCTGCTAATTTACATTGCAAGTTATTTTCTCATCTATTATCCATTGTCGATCTAGTTATCACCTTGCGCTAATTAAATTTTGTGTTCTTTATCTCATCTACTACTTGTTGTTAGTCTTCGTCACCTGTTAATTTGTCTCGTCTAGTTTACATTGCAACTTAATCTCGGTTTAGCTTATAGTCTATTCAAGAAAATTTCTTGCCTAGTTTCTACATTTCGTTCATTTCCCTTTCGTATTGCTCTGTTCTTGTTTTCCGTTTCCGTGCACACGCCCAGCTTGCCGTTGATGGCTGACGCTTGCACGCTGACCCCGGCGGCTGCTCTGCCGCCGTTGCTCCCAACCCCCCGCTTTTTTGCTACTGTTGCAGGCCGTGCGAGCGAGGGATCGGCTTGGGCCGGCAACAAGAAGCCCGGTCGCGCGTCGGCGAGCGAGAGCTGGACCAAAGATAAGCTACTCGCCCGTACCACCGCCTCGTCGAGCGTTCCAAGCCGCGCGTCCCTGAGCCAGGATTGGACAAAGGACAAGGCCCAGCGGAAGGAGGAGACCGAGCGTGTGGGGCGATCCTCGTCGAGGGAGGATCCGGTCGGGCCCAAGAAGAGGACCTTGAGCCGAGCGCCGTCGGTGGAGGTCGATCGGAGCGAGAAGAAGGCGAAGCCCGAGGATGCAGTAGAGCCGGTGACGGTGCAGTACTACGCTGGCCCGGCGTTCCTGAAGTCGCCGGACCCGAGCGAGGTGCCACTCCCGACGAAGTTCCTGAAGCGGAAGACACCCAAGGCAGCTGATGACAGGAAGTGAAGAATCGCCGTTCACGAGATAACAATGTTGTGGATAACAGATTAACATTCGAAGAGAGTTATTATCTAGTTTGCTCAGCTTCATAGTACTCCTATTTTATGATTTATCAAGTTTTATGATAGAGTAGTGGAGTACCAGTAGTTATGTAATATATTAACATTCGATTACAATTAATCTAGTTTGCTAAGCTTCATAGTACTCCTATTTTATGCTTTATGAAATACTAGTAGTTATGTAATAAAAGCTAAACGATCGATTAATACGAAGCCATCGCTCTGGTCACTTGTGCGTGTCTGTGTGGTTTCATTCTTTCTGTCAGCAACAACCAGGATTAGTCCATCCAACACCAAACGAACGTGTAGTGGAAGGCCGTCTTGGTCTCCATCCAATGCGCATCGTCTTCGCCTGCGGTCGCCAATGTGCCATGGCGCGGCGATGCAGACTCACGCTCGCGCATTGCGCTACGGCACACAAATCGTAGCCCGGCGTGCACGCTGGCGGTCCGGGATGCACGTGCACGGGCGCGCGCCGCTGAGAGGGAGCACGACGCCTCGCGCTGCGTGGGGGTGGTGGCGGGAGGAGTAGCAAGCGGGGACGGTCGCCAACCAGGCAACCAGCTCCGTACGTCGTCCCCTCGCGTGCGAGCCAAGGGCATGTCACGCCCGCCCTCAACGTGTTCGACGGATTGCCTCGTGGCTTGGACACATCTAGCTTCGATGATGGCTCTTTGTGCCATGAGCACCCAGCTGATCCAAGGCCTTGACCATAACAAAAATGCTATCCTGTACATACTACAAATATATGGGAGTGCCCAGCCCAACTTAGTGTTCCAATGCTCTTTCTTTGAATCCGATCTTAGCTATCAATACATCATTCCAGTCAATGAAAATTTATCCTCAGATTGGTAAGGACAAGTGATCTTAGCTATCAATACATCATTCCAGTCAATGAAAATTTATCCTCAGATTGGTAAGGACAAGTGTTGGACTGTGCATAGCCTTTTAATTGCAAGCAGTTACATGCTTATTATCTATATAAACTTTAAAAAAAGTCAGGAATGGTTCATGATTCTATCCACAATTCATGAATTTTGTCAGAACTTTTGGTCCATGTGGGCTCCGACTTTGCTACTTTTGACCTATATGCCTGGCTTTGCCAAGATAAGAGTCCATAACATGTTATTGCAATTGTGCTAGCAAACTCCAGTACTTCACTACCTTTTATGTGCTTATGTGTGTATATCATCACAAAATTACAAAGCATCATTTCTAACTGACACAATTTGTCCTCTGTTTAAGTGCAAGGGTCTTATATTGGTAACTGTACTGTAAATTTTCATCTTAATTACAGATATATGTTGTTGGTAAGTGATTTGAAATTACTCATCAGTTCGATGGAGCAATGTAATGTTTACAATTGCACTTTTCAGGCTTTCACAGCGGTGTGATTCTTTTATTGATATCTCCGTCTCAATTTTTATCTCACTGATCAGCGATAAAGAGTTGATAAGTGATTCTTATATGTATCCTGCTTTCAAGAATCAAGACACCAGTCACGCACGCAGGTGAGCCCATCAATCTAGCTTTTATTTACAGACATCTTTTGTGGTGTCTGTGTTTCATGTTGGCAGGTAGGGCAGCCAATCACGAAATGTATGTCCTTTCTCAAAATATGGGTGAAATGGGTTCTACTGACCTACCTTTTCCATCCATATTAGTAAGCTCTCTAtaacatccgtaaaatttaCCAACCTAAAACCCTCGCTAaaaatttgttttcaaaatctttttaccgttgagctcccgaaaatcaaATCTCCCcagcgatttcgccgtcccggtgcCCAAAGCCGACAACTATCATTTTTATCCTCTCCGTAAATTTCGCCACGTGCCGGTCGACAAACcaccgcgcgtgctccgaccgcatTCCGCAATCTCCACCATccactctttctttttcctctccgCAAGTCACGCCACGTGCCGGTCAGAAGACCGCCACGGCCGCTCCCGCAAAATCCATTGTATCCCTCTCTACCTCTTTAACCTGTCAAATCGATTAAATTCTACCTTTTTGCTCCGGACCAAATGTGTTCTGTGGATGCGTTGAGGGAGAGCAATCGGACCAAATGTTAAAAGAGGCTGCCAATTCCATGGTCCGAGCGCGatcgagcctgtggtggagcttTGGGCCAGGCCCATTGAAGAAATGGGCCAGCGGCACTGCAGGTGTTTACAAGCAGTCGCATGCACATGGGCCTGATGATCGTAAAGGGAGCGGAGCCGCGTTTAGGTATGAGGAAAGCGCCGTGCCAGCATGGCTCTAGGATGGGAGGAAACGAGACGAGCACCGGCCGCATTGGACGCGGCTAGACGAGATCGAGGCACCGAGGACGCCAGGCAGCTTCCGCTGAACCACCCACCGACACTGCAGCTGCAGGTCGGTTCATCGCATCACGGATTTTCCACGATCGTCCTCTGCACTGCACGAGCCGCACCATGCAAGACATGATTTTCGTTGTGATGGGGAGTTTTGAGTTTTGACTGCTGCAGCTAGACTAATCGTACCTTGTGGGTTCAGCTCCTtgggggcaaaaaaaaaaaaaagaacttcatGGAATTCAGCATGTAGATAGTCGTGTATGCAGATGTATACAAGTCCAGCCTATCTTTATTGTTATTTGCATCACACAATGAAGCTTCATGCTGAATTTTAAATCACGTCTCAAATGTAGCCGCCATGCATGCAAGACtggaacaggaaaaaaaaaaagggaaacaaTTTCCTAATGTGTTGGGTCGCCCAATCCACATGGCCACCAGATTCAGAGGCCCAAGATTCTCTCCTCTGTGGAGAGCATACTATACGGCGAGACAAGCAACCACCACCAACAAAGGAATAGAGAGATCGATGACACAAGGAGACCTAAAGATCGTCCAAGCACCATCCTCATCCTAGCTAATCTTCAAGTAAAACCATTGGCTTCTTCTACATTTAATTACAAGCAAACCATAAAACAAAGGGGACGAAGCAGAAAAGGCTAGCAACAACTCTTGTACAGTAGCAATAACCAATGGAAGGAACAAGAAACACAGTGGTCCTTGCAGGACAGAGACAGCCATCCCACCACCAAATAAACCATACGCCAGCACCAGCAGCGCACTGAAAAGGCGCCAAAAACACACCCCAACCACCGATGCCACTAGGAAGGCACGAACAAGAACAACAAGCAGTCACGGGGGGTAGTGGGCTAGTAGTACTTAGTGGTGAAACTGGAGCCGTCCAACCAATTCACAAATCGATTCCATTTCCTTGCATTGATAGTTCAGAGAACTACTGGACAAAAGGAACTATGCTGAAAACAAAGCGGATGAAGGGGGAAGAGCTAGTGCAGagcgaggaaggagaggatggcggcggcgaggaaggcggcCAGCTGGGCGCCGGGGAGcaggccggccgcggcgccgtccATGGTGCCTGTCGGCCCCAGGCTGCTGCCCATCCCCGTGCTCGTGCCGTTGAACCCGGTGCCCACGCCGGGGCTCAGTGTGcccgtcgtcgcgccgcccacggTCGTGGTGCCCGCCGTCGTCCCGGAAGCACTGCATGATAGCATCGATCCATCAACAAGAGAAAAGCACTTCAGTTTCCTTTTTGGCACGGATACTGAAGCTAATACATGAGTAATAGAAAGAACACAGCCTGTTCCCCCGAAAGAGAATGGCCTTTGTTTCCGTTTCTCTTGACCACGCTTGAATTATAATCTAAACGAAAATTTTTTAACTTCTTACTTTTTGCTTCTTGTTGTTCAAATTTCTGAAGCGGATTATCGCATAAGCGAGAATTTAGAAAAATAAGCAAATCGTTTGGTGGAATTCTCGCTTATTTTCATCGATAAGtcgcttataagcggaaacaaGCTACAAATCCAGCATGGCTTTCAGGAAATCGACAAACATGTGTGGTCGTTTGTATCAGTGTATGTTCAGTTGTCATAGTCTGATGATTTTCTGTTGAGGAAATCTAGGCTGTCAGACGATTATTGCACGACAAGCTGCAAAGCTTTCTCGTCGTTCTGTCCGTGTTGCTTCTATTTTGTCTGCTATACGTAATACAGACACGACGCACATGGGAGAAAGGCTGCCTAGCTCTTTTTAGTTGGGACGCAGCAATCAACCTGATGGTGGGAAGACAGTGGATCCCTCCTTTTCAGAGAATCGCTAGTATGACAAAACCACAAGCCACAGGAAACACACAGGTAGAGCATAAAAGCATTTATACTAGTTTGGATTTCGTATAGGCGTCAGGAAAGAAGCGATTCAGCCGGCTTGCTCGAGACGAATGCGTGTGGTCGGGTTCAAATCGGTTGGGAAAGATTTGGGAGGCAGCTTCAAGGCAAAGGGACAGGGGCAGGGAGCTGCAGATGTCGCAACAAACCAACCAATCGGTGAGGCTTGCGATTGGTAATTTGGTATGCAATGCAGACAAGCTGTAGACTGCCTGCTGTTTGCTTGCAAGTTAATCACACCAGCTTCATGTACAAAATGCGGCGTAAACCCTGCTGCATCTTGCTCCCATTAGTATTTAGTAGTAGCTTACTAGTGTCGGTGGACTATGCGTGATTAGCAGGAGGCTGAGATGCGTTAGGTGTTGGGCACACTGATTGCCTAAGTTGCCTCTGAGAATCTCAATTTGACCATATTCCCCGGTGGTAGGGACTAGGGGGCACATAATGAGCACAGTTTATTCTACAAGAATctccctgaaaaaaaaaatcaagtgctGCTATGAAGCTATGCCGGAGGAGCAGAGGAGGGCAATGCCGTACCTGGCACTCGAAGGGAAAGTGCAGCCGGAGAAACCTGAAAAAAAGACGCATCAAAATGGTGTTCATCGATCACTTTGTTACTGACAGAAATGAGAATGAGATGGCAAAACTGTGTACTGGGGTcggtggtggagatggtggcggCGCCGTCGAAGTCGCAGGTGGCGCCCTTGGCCTTGTTGTTCTGGTAGTAGCTGTTGGCGGCCCAGGAGCAGTGCGCGGCGACGGTGTTGGGGTTGTAGCACCCGCCGCCCAGCAGGATGGCCGAGCAGTCGGCGTTGCCCTGGGGCCCGCACGAGAAGTCGATCGCCTTCTGCAGCACCGTCGTCGGCTGGTCCGACCGGCACACGCAGAACTCTGCCAAGCCAAGGAAAATCCATACGCATGCGTCGTCAGGGGAAGAGAGGACAGAGGAGGGACTGTATTTTATTGGGAGCATGATCCCAGGGGGAATGGAACAACGATAGTGTCTTGAAAATAGAAATGCAACGAAAAGAAGGATGCAAAAGCTCCAACAAGTAAATCTAACACCAAAAACTACATCAGGAAAGCACcctgaaaagaaaacaaaagaaaagggaagagaGAAAGAATGCGTGATACCTGAGGCAGCGAGCGTGGAGGACAAGAGGAGCACGGCGGCCGCAAGCGCTAACGCCACCTCCATCGCGCAACCCaccggagaggaggaagaagcagcagcaacagcagcagaacAGAGCAAGAAAGGAAACCGAGACGAGCTCAAATCTCGCAAGCTTTGCGCCtcactggaggaagaagagaatagAAGAGAAGGACGAGCTGGTGGTGAGTTCCTTTCGGATCCTAGCTGTAAGCTGGAACGTTCCTTGTGAGCCAGCGAGTTCAATTACGAAGGGGATCGAGGAGTGCCCGTGCAGCTCTGTACATGCGACGCGCCGCCTAGTTATAGTTATAGACAGTGGGCTGGCTGGTGAGGTACTGGGTGAGTAGTGGCTGCAGGACATGGGCGCCCAGCTCTGTCCTTGTTCGGTGCGCCGGCTGTTTCGGTGCGCCGGCTGTACGTCGGTTACTCCGAtccatcagaaattcagaatctTCCgttctgttcgcttcagcttattcagccagcttatcggccaccaaacagtgtttttctcgcacaacaaatcagccgtttcaacttttcagccggcttataagctgaagtgaacaggcTCTTTGTTTTCTTTACTGCTTCCTCAAGTTACGACCATCTGGCCGATCTGGATTTTTCTCCTGCTCCAGTATTTTCCTCATGTTCTCGATcctcagcaccagcagcaggctCAGACTCAACGGTCGACTCGGATCCTCGTCGACAGACGGAACGCCAGATCTGCTTCCAACTCTGACCGTTCTATTTCTGTCCCCTTTTCTATTCTCCgactcctccctctcctctttttttttaggaCTCATCTTCTGGCCTCGCTCTCTCCTTCCACACTGCGCGACGAACCTTCTCTTTCGCGCTTCTTTAATTTCTGGCCAAAAAGATCCACATGCTAACACCAAcattgcttttctttttccaaaaagaaagaaaatctcCGTCGCTGAAAGTTTTTAGCACTTTAGAATCCGTGCTAACGGGTAAGAGAAGGGGAATTTGCTATGCAAGCAAAACCGAAAGCGTTCCTGCATCTTTTCTGAGTTGTCGTCCATCTTGCAGTACCAAAGTTGCTGGCTTTCAAGCCTTTACCAAGTTCGGGCAGCCAAACTCCGGCGCACACACGTACACGGCACAcgaaaagaagaaaatctggTCGCACAGAGCTCCAACTCGTGCCGGTTTTAAAAATGAGTTGAggattcatatattttttttaccatatGCTGTCATCATGTGTGAAATTTGACATCAATATATTTTGTTGATATTTCCGGTCGAGGTttatgcaagaaaaaaaaaggatataaCTAGATTTGTCTTGGAAACTACGGATCATAGCAAGCCAAATTTGGTCAAATAGCCCAAGTAAATCGATGCAATTGCAAGCTTTATCCATGCAGGCAGTAGTCATCAAACCAGTCCACAAAGTTAACTTTACTTTAGTGCTTTACGCACAAGTTCAACACATTCCATTAAACCCGTAGACACAACTATATCACAGTCTCGTAGATGATCTGAACTGGTCCGTCTCCAGCGCTTGCTTCAGCTGCATTGGCATCAGAGTCTCCAAGATGATCCGGGTCAATGCCAGGCCGTTTTCACGGCCTCCATACGACCAGACAACCCGTAACTAAGTGCACAATGTTGCGTAACAAATTCTCATCAAGGTTAGTTAAGACACGAAACAAATGGTGCGCTGTGTGGCACACTGGATTGAATACCACGGCCCAAAGGTCGGGCTCTAGGGAGGGCCCAAACTTAAACCAGGAAAAGTTCAAATGTTTCCAGCA encodes the following:
- the LOC101756215 gene encoding PLASMODESMATA CALLOSE-BINDING PROTEIN 1 — encoded protein: MEVALALAAAVLLLSSTLAASEFCVCRSDQPTTVLQKAIDFSCGPQGNADCSAILLGGGCYNPNTVAAHCSWAANSYYQNNKAKGATCDFDGAATISTTDPSFSGCTFPSSASASGTTAGTTTVGGATTGTLSPGVGTGFNGTSTGMGSSLGPTGTMDGAAAGLLPGAQLAAFLAAAILSFLALH